A window of the Scleropages formosus chromosome 21, fSclFor1.1, whole genome shotgun sequence genome harbors these coding sequences:
- the LOC114909271 gene encoding small integral membrane protein 30 produces MAPRALLCALLALVLSLVPGADALDGGDAVALLIGVVIAVLGFCACLGWYARSRDGRL; encoded by the coding sequence ATGGCTCCCCGCGCGCTGCTCTGCGCGCTACTGGCGCTCGTGCTCTCGCTCGTGCCGGGCGCGGACGCGCTGGACGGCGGCGACGCCGTGGCTCTGCTCATAGGGGTGGTCATCGCCGTGCTGGGCTTCTGCGCCTGCCTGGGCTGGTACGCCCGGTCGAGGGACGGCCGCCTGTGA
- the gpr85 gene encoding putative G protein-coupled receptor 85, which produces MILLSMANFSHAGDHNVLQNVSPLVTFLKLTSLGFIIGIGVVGNLLISILLVKDKSLHRAPYYFLLDLCASDVLRSAICFPFVFTSVKNGSAWTYGTLTCKVIAFLGVLSCFHTAFMLFCVSVTRYLAIAHHRFYTKRLTFWTCLAVICMVWTLSVAMAFPPVLDVGTYSFIREEDQCTFQHRSFRANDSLGFMLLLALILLATQLVYLKLIFFVHDRRKMKPVQFVPAVSQNWTFHGPGASGQAAANWLAGFGRGPTPPTLLGIRQNTNPAGRRRLLVLDEFKTEKRISRMFYAMTFFFLILWGPYLVACYWRVFARGLAVPGGYLTAAVWMSFAQAGVNPFICIFSNRELRRCFSTTLLYCRKSRLPREPYCVI; this is translated from the coding sequence ATGATCCTTCTATCTATGGCGAACTTTAGCCATGCAGGTGACCACAACGTCTTGCAGAATGTCTCTCCTCTTGTCACGTTCCTCAAGCTGACCTCCCTGGGCTTCATTATTGGTATTGGCGTGGTGGGAAACCTCCTGATCTCTATCCTGCTTGTGAAAGACAAGAGCCTTCACCGAGCCCCCTATTACTTTCTCCTAGACCTCTGCGCTTCAGACGTGTTGCGGTCCGCTATCTGTTTTCCCTTTGTCTTCACGTCCGTCAAGAACGGGTCGGCGTGGACGTACGGCACGCTCACCTGCAAAGTGATCGCTTTCCTGGGCGTCCTCTCCTGCTTCCACACCGCCTTCATGCTGTTTTGTGTCAGCGTGACCCGCTATTTGGCCATCGCCCACCACCGCTTCTACACGAAGAGGCTCACCTTCTGGACCTGCTTAGCCGTCATTTGCATGGTGTGGACGCTGTCGGTGGCCATGGCCTTCCCTCCCGTGCTGGACGTGGGGACTTACTCCTTCATCCGCGAGGAGGACCAGTGCACGTTCCAGCACCGGTCCTTCAGGGCCAACGACTCCTTGGGCTTCATGCTGCTCCTGGCCCTCATCCTCCTGGCCACCCAGCTCGTCTACCTCAAGCTGATCTTCTTTGTCCATGACCGGCGGAAGATGAAGCCCGTCCAGTTCGTGCCGGCCGTGAGCCAGAACTGGACCTTTCACGGCCCCGGGGCCAGCGGTCAGGCCGCCGCCAATTGGCTGGCTGGCTTCGGGAGGGGTCCGACTCCGCCCACTTTGCTGGGAATCCGACAGAACACCAACCCGGCAGGCCGAAGGCGCTTGCTGGTGCTGGACGAGTTCAAGACGGAGAAGAGGATCAGCAGGATGTTCTACGCCATGACCTTCTTTTTCCTGATCCTTTGGGGACCCTACCTGGTGGCATGCTACTGGAGGGTGTTTGCTAGGGGTTTGGCTGTGCCTGGGGGTTACCTGACAGCTGCCGTCTGGATGAGCTTTGCCCAGGCCGGAGTCAACCCATTCATCTGCATCTTCTCCAACCGTGAGCTGCGCCGCTGCTTCAGCACCACACTGCTCTACTGCAGGAAATCCAGGTTGCCGAGGGAACCCTACTGTGTTATATGA